From Melitaea cinxia chromosome 23, ilMelCinx1.1, whole genome shotgun sequence, the proteins below share one genomic window:
- the LOC123665155 gene encoding uncharacterized protein LOC123665155 isoform X2, protein MAVREREVYQLTSPYAMSQRLLSSVSNSNIKDVIVNKNCVAVDMKKPVKNIIIGNKSVCALIDTGSDVNLISYNCYKALNAPELGKCSVVMRGIGCNNITSIGRLKIPITIDNNCYNSTEFYVVPTDCMPYDVIIGQEFLSNIVMLMDSGSVLLLPRNEDWLRNMSYYVPNVMFSVGEGVGMGTHCKVRRMVEMYTPNKTKEAPIQLKIVLKDEIPVAQRPRRLAIKEQQVVDQQVQEWLANGIIRIAKPLR, encoded by the coding sequence ATGGCGGTTCGAGAGCGAGAAGTGTATCAGCTGACTTCACCTTACGCGATGTCACAACGATTACTGTCATCTGTATCAAATTCAAATATCAAAGACgtcatagtaaataaaaattgtgtagCGGTAGATATGAAAaagccggttaaaaatataataattggcAATAAAAGTGTTTGTGCGCTAATAGATACGGGCAGTGATGTTAACCTAATATCGTATAATTGTTATAAAGCGTTAAATGCGCCGGAGTTGGGAAAGTGCAGTGTAGTTATGCGAGGTATTGGTTGCAATAATATTACGTCGATAGGTCGGTTGAAAATTCCGATTACAATTGATAATAATTGTTACAATAGTACCGAGTTTTATGTAGTTCCTACAGATTGTATGCCGTACGATGTAATAATAGGTCAGGAGTTTTTAAGCAATATTGTAATGTTAATGGATAGTGGCAGCGTTCTCTTACTACCCCGTAACGAAGATTGGTTGCGAAATATGTCGTATTATGTTCCTAATGTTATGTTTTCTGTAGGCGAAGGTGTCGGTATGGGTACACATTGCAAAGTAAGACGTATGGTTGAAATGTATACACCAAATAAGACGAAGGAGGCACCTATCCAACTGAAAATAGTTCTGAAGGACGAAATACCAGTGGCCCAGAGACCGCGACGATTGGCTATTAAGGAACAACAGGTAGTAGACCAGCAGGTACAGGAATGGCTGGCAAATGGAATAATACGG
- the LOC123665155 gene encoding uncharacterized protein LOC123665155 isoform X1 produces the protein MAVREREVYQLTSPYAMSQRLLSSVSNSNIKDVIVNKNCVAVDMKKPVKNIIIGNKSVCALIDTGSDVNLISYNCYKALNAPELGKCSVVMRGIGCNNITSIGRLKIPITIDNNCYNSTEFYVVPTDCMPYDVIIGQEFLSNIVMLMDSGSVLLLPRNEDWLRNMSYYVPNVMFSVGEGVGMGTHCKVRRMVEMYTPNKTKEAPIQLKIVLKDEIPVAQRPRRLAIKEQQVVDQQVQEWLANGIIRRMRNKLWNV, from the exons ATGGCGGTTCGAGAGCGAGAAGTGTATCAGCTGACTTCACCTTACGCGATGTCACAACGATTACTGTCATCTGTATCAAATTCAAATATCAAAGACgtcatagtaaataaaaattgtgtagCGGTAGATATGAAAaagccggttaaaaatataataattggcAATAAAAGTGTTTGTGCGCTAATAGATACGGGCAGTGATGTTAACCTAATATCGTATAATTGTTATAAAGCGTTAAATGCGCCGGAGTTGGGAAAGTGCAGTGTAGTTATGCGAGGTATTGGTTGCAATAATATTACGTCGATAGGTCGGTTGAAAATTCCGATTACAATTGATAATAATTGTTACAATAGTACCGAGTTTTATGTAGTTCCTACAGATTGTATGCCGTACGATGTAATAATAGGTCAGGAGTTTTTAAGCAATATTGTAATGTTAATGGATAGTGGCAGCGTTCTCTTACTACCCCGTAACGAAGATTGGTTGCGAAATATGTCGTATTATGTTCCTAATGTTATGTTTTCTGTAGGCGAAGGTGTCGGTATGGGTACACATTGCAAAGTAAGACGTATGGTTGAAATGTATACACCAAATAAGACGAAGGAGGCACCTATCCAACTGAAAATAGTTCTGAAGGACGAAATACCAGTGGCCCAGAGACCGCGACGATTGGCTATTAAGGAACAACAGGTAGTAGACCAGCAGGTACAGGAATGGCTGGCAAATGGAATAATACGG AGAATGAGGAACAAGCTGTGGAACGTTTAG